The DNA segment GCGCGGTCGAGGTCGAGGGCCTGCAGGATCCACTGGACCGCCTTGCCCTTGTCCCAGTCGAACCGCGGGCGGATCTCGAACACCTTCTTGCCGTGGGTCTTGCGCAGCGTGGGGTAGTCCGACATCGACTCGTCGACGACGGATCCCACGCGCGCCACCGCGGACTCCCGCACGAGCCGGTAGTGCACCGCCAGGGAGTAGCCCTTGGTTTCCAGCAAGAGGCCGGGAGTATCCCCGATGGCGCGGCGCAGCCGCCGGTGCAGTTCCTCCATGGCCGGGAGAAACTCCTGTCCCACCTCGTGGTGGATGCCGGAGCCCTCGGGCCCGACGATCTCGAATCCGTGTGTTCCCGCGTAGAAGAGATTGTCGAGGCGGACGTGCGCCTGCACGTCCTTGCGCGTGCGCCCGCTGACGATGGCGGTTACGCAACGGTCGCCCAGGCGCCGCA comes from the Deltaproteobacteria bacterium genome and includes:
- the otsB gene encoding trehalose-phosphatase — protein: MIAEWTIPSALADFHDIENALEGRRAAVFLDYDGTLTPIVDTPEQAVLTDEMRAVVRRLGDRCVTAIVSGRTRKDVQAHVRLDNLFYAGTHGFEIVGPEGSGIHHEVGQEFLPAMEELHRRLRRAIGDTPGLLLETKGYSLAVHYRLVRESAVARVGSVVDESMSDYPTLRKTHGKKVFEIRPRFDWDKGKAVQWILQALDLDRADMVPFYLGDDTTDEDAFEAVDGRGIGILVADEPRPTAARYRLEDSAEVARFLQGLVRVLHEPT